In Flavobacterium sp. CS20, a single window of DNA contains:
- the clpB gene encoding ATP-dependent chaperone ClpB produces the protein MNPNQLTIKAQEVIQKAQQLAQEYGHQQIENEHVFKAIIEVDKNVLPFIFKKLSINQKLFVDILDNTLKSFAKVSGDDILLSREANKTFNEATIIAKKMEDEYVSVEHLILAIFKSNSKVAQILKDQGATEKGLKAAIDELRQGDKVTSQTAEDTYNSLDKYAKNLNKLAEEGKLDPVIGRDEEIRRILQILSRRTKNNPMLVGEPGTGKTAIAEGLAHRIIAGDVPENLKSKRIYNLDMGALIAGAKYKGEFEERLKSVIKEVTKSDGDIILFIDEIHTLVGAGGGQGAMDAANILKPALARGELRAIGATTLDEFQKYFEKDKALERRFQKVMVNEPDTESAISILRGIKEKYETHHKVRIKDEAIIGAVELSQRYITNRFLPDKAIDLMDESASKLRMEINSKPEELDVLDRKIRQLEIEIEAIKREKDEAKLKILKSDLAELKEERNDLNAKWKNEKELVDNIQQIKTDIEQFKLEAERAEREGDYGKVAEIRYGKIKNAQEELEKLQKQVEDNAGADTLIKEEVTYEDVAEVVAKWTGIPVTKMLQTEREKLLKLEDELHKRVVGQDEAIVAVSDAVRRSRAGLQDEKKPLGSFLFLGTTGVGKTELAKALAEYLFDDENAMTRIDMSEYQERHAVSRLVGAPPGYVGYDEGGQLTEAVRRRPYSVVLLDEIEKAHPDTFNILLQVLDEGRLTDNKGRLADFKNAIIVMTSNIGSHIIQEKYDTFNDVDTAMEVAKEDVLNLLKKNVRPEFLNRIDDIIMFTPLSEKDIKAIVDLQLKQLKKMLSKQGITLDATEEAKSHLAKLGYDPQYGARPVKRTIQREVLNELSREILAQKVTADSIILLDQFDGKLVFRNQKDLVKS, from the coding sequence ATGAACCCAAATCAATTGACCATAAAAGCCCAAGAAGTCATTCAAAAAGCACAGCAATTAGCACAAGAATATGGGCATCAACAAATCGAAAATGAACACGTTTTTAAGGCAATAATAGAAGTTGATAAAAATGTGTTGCCATTTATTTTTAAAAAACTTAGCATCAACCAAAAGTTGTTTGTTGATATTCTTGACAATACACTAAAAAGTTTTGCAAAAGTATCTGGCGACGATATCTTACTATCGCGAGAAGCCAATAAAACCTTTAACGAAGCAACGATTATTGCTAAAAAAATGGAAGATGAATATGTTTCTGTTGAGCATCTCATTTTAGCTATTTTCAAAAGTAATTCTAAAGTTGCTCAAATTTTAAAGGATCAAGGTGCTACCGAAAAAGGTCTAAAAGCCGCCATTGATGAATTACGACAGGGCGATAAAGTTACTTCTCAAACAGCAGAAGACACCTACAATTCATTAGATAAATATGCTAAAAATCTTAATAAACTTGCCGAAGAAGGCAAACTCGACCCTGTGATTGGTCGCGATGAAGAAATCAGACGTATTCTTCAAATTTTATCTCGACGCACCAAAAACAATCCGATGTTGGTCGGTGAACCAGGAACAGGAAAAACCGCTATTGCCGAAGGTTTAGCCCATAGAATTATCGCTGGAGATGTACCTGAAAACTTAAAATCAAAACGCATTTACAACTTAGATATGGGTGCGTTGATTGCTGGGGCAAAATACAAAGGTGAATTTGAAGAACGTTTAAAATCTGTCATCAAAGAGGTAACAAAAAGCGATGGTGACATTATCTTGTTTATAGACGAAATTCACACCTTAGTTGGTGCTGGCGGAGGACAAGGTGCAATGGATGCGGCTAATATTCTTAAACCTGCTTTAGCACGTGGCGAACTCAGAGCCATTGGTGCAACAACACTTGATGAGTTTCAAAAATATTTTGAAAAAGACAAAGCACTTGAACGTCGTTTTCAAAAAGTTATGGTCAATGAACCTGACACCGAATCCGCAATTTCTATATTGCGTGGTATCAAAGAAAAATATGAAACTCACCACAAAGTTCGCATAAAAGATGAAGCCATTATCGGTGCAGTTGAACTCTCTCAACGTTATATTACAAATCGATTTTTACCTGATAAAGCTATTGATTTAATGGATGAATCAGCATCAAAATTGCGAATGGAAATCAATTCAAAACCTGAAGAACTCGATGTTTTAGATCGAAAAATTAGACAGTTAGAGATTGAAATTGAAGCCATAAAACGTGAAAAAGATGAAGCTAAACTCAAGATTTTAAAATCTGATTTAGCTGAACTCAAAGAAGAACGCAATGACTTAAATGCCAAATGGAAAAATGAAAAAGAATTAGTCGATAATATTCAGCAAATCAAAACTGATATAGAACAATTTAAACTCGAAGCTGAACGAGCTGAACGCGAAGGCGATTATGGAAAAGTAGCTGAAATACGCTATGGCAAAATTAAAAATGCACAAGAAGAACTTGAAAAGCTACAAAAACAAGTTGAAGATAATGCAGGTGCAGACACATTGATTAAAGAAGAAGTAACTTATGAAGACGTTGCTGAAGTAGTAGCAAAATGGACAGGTATTCCTGTTACAAAAATGCTACAAACCGAGCGTGAAAAATTGCTTAAACTTGAAGATGAATTGCATAAACGCGTTGTAGGTCAAGATGAAGCTATCGTCGCCGTAAGTGATGCTGTACGTAGAAGTAGAGCGGGTTTACAAGATGAGAAAAAACCTCTCGGTTCATTCTTGTTTCTCGGAACAACTGGAGTTGGTAAAACCGAATTGGCCAAAGCCTTAGCCGAATATCTTTTTGATGACGAAAACGCTATGACTCGCATTGATATGAGTGAATATCAAGAGCGTCACGCCGTGAGTCGTTTGGTTGGAGCACCTCCAGGATACGTCGGATATGACGAAGGCGGACAACTTACTGAAGCCGTTAGACGCAGACCGTATTCTGTAGTATTGCTTGATGAAATTGAAAAAGCACATCCCGATACGTTTAATATTTTGTTGCAAGTGCTTGATGAAGGTCGTTTGACCGATAATAAAGGTCGTTTGGCAGATTTTAAAAATGCCATTATTGTGATGACTTCAAATATAGGAAGCCATATTATTCAAGAAAAATACGACACTTTTAACGACGTTGACACCGCAATGGAAGTCGCAAAAGAGGATGTTTTAAATCTGTTGAAAAAGAATGTCAGACCTGAATTCCTTAACCGAATTGATGACATTATCATGTTTACACCTTTAAGCGAAAAAGATATCAAGGCTATTGTAGATTTACAGTTGAAACAATTGAAAAAAATGTTGTCTAAACAAGGCATTACCTTAGATGCAACAGAAGAAGCTAAAAGTCATCTTGCCAAACTCGGTTATGATCCGCAATATGGAGCAAGACCAGTAAAAAGAACCATTCAGCGAGAAGTATTGAACGAATTGTCTAGAGAAATTTTAGCTCAAAAGGTTACAGCAGATAGCATTATTTTGCTCGATCAATTTGATGGAAAGTTAGTTTTTAGAAACCAAAAAGATTTGGTGAAGTCATAA
- a CDS encoding cytochrome c — translation MSTLIKILIGIVLSSASEKFEAGYQIIQQEKTLEQSIEDGQWIYEDFCSRCHLPSGKGVSGVYPPLAKSDWLDDKVDESILAIKYGLKGEIEVNGNVYNNAMTAQGLSDEEVADVMNYIMNSWGNTQDEMITVKKVKSIEKD, via the coding sequence ATGTCAACGCTTATCAAAATTTTGATTGGAATAGTTTTATCCTCTGCATCTGAAAAATTTGAAGCAGGATATCAAATTATACAGCAAGAAAAAACTTTAGAACAAAGTATTGAAGATGGTCAATGGATTTATGAAGATTTTTGTTCTCGTTGTCATTTGCCGAGTGGAAAAGGCGTTTCTGGAGTCTATCCACCTTTAGCTAAATCTGATTGGTTAGATGACAAAGTCGATGAAAGTATTCTTGCCATTAAATACGGGTTGAAAGGTGAAATAGAAGTTAATGGCAATGTTTATAATAACGCCATGACAGCACAAGGTTTAAGCGATGAAGAAGTGGCCGATGTGATGAATTATATTATGAATTCTTGGGGAAATACACAAGATGAGATGATTACAGTCAAGAAAGTAAAATCTATTGAAAAAGATTGA